Proteins co-encoded in one Xanthomonas campestris pv. badrii genomic window:
- a CDS encoding alpha/beta hydrolase family protein, which produces MGKMRTRKASCLLNAIGTALAFLPVIAMASPARGTLLNSNFLTSYTRTTLAALLPNDKASDLPRCDVRVAEFTYATVGVKGEPTTASGVLLVPGGASCTGPYPLLSWNSGTEPQRAAEQAKEIRDAKGDDPLVTRLAGQGYVVVSTDYLGLGKSSYSFHPYLHANSEASATIDAMRAARQVLARLNTPLSGKVMLSGYSQGGHAAMATQREIEAHSSNEFKLVASAPISGPYALSQTFLDSWSGRNAVGESTFGLVLVTYALVGMQHAYQNVYLSPSQVFQEPWAGTVEGLFPGKHDLVDLAVGGLLPTIDKVGSYFQPSFYKDVPRNPNNPFRQDLARNDLLDWTPRTRTLLCGSSNDATVPLKNATTAIAAFKRRGSTQVSVVDVGSGNPADNDALEHLASKESCMIAVRQQLLDKQR; this is translated from the coding sequence ATGGGAAAGATGCGAACTCGTAAAGCGTCATGTCTGTTGAATGCCATCGGAACCGCACTGGCGTTTCTGCCCGTCATCGCGATGGCATCGCCCGCACGCGGCACCCTGCTCAACAGCAACTTCCTCACCAGCTATACCCGCACGACGCTTGCTGCGTTGCTGCCCAACGACAAGGCCAGCGATCTCCCCAGATGCGACGTCAGGGTGGCCGAGTTCACCTATGCAACGGTAGGCGTGAAGGGAGAGCCGACGACGGCATCGGGCGTGTTGCTCGTGCCAGGCGGTGCCAGCTGCACAGGCCCCTACCCGCTACTGAGCTGGAATTCCGGGACCGAACCGCAACGCGCTGCGGAGCAAGCCAAGGAGATTCGCGATGCCAAGGGTGATGACCCGCTCGTGACCCGACTGGCCGGCCAGGGATATGTGGTGGTCAGCACCGATTACCTGGGCCTGGGCAAATCCAGCTATTCCTTCCATCCCTACCTGCACGCGAACAGCGAAGCCAGCGCGACCATCGATGCGATGCGCGCCGCACGCCAGGTCCTGGCGCGGCTGAACACTCCGCTGTCCGGCAAGGTCATGCTGTCGGGTTACTCGCAGGGCGGCCATGCAGCCATGGCGACCCAGCGCGAAATCGAGGCGCACTCTTCCAACGAGTTCAAGCTGGTCGCCAGCGCGCCAATTTCCGGACCGTATGCGCTGAGCCAGACCTTCCTGGACAGCTGGAGCGGGCGCAATGCCGTTGGCGAGAGCACCTTCGGCCTGGTGCTGGTGACTTACGCGCTGGTCGGCATGCAGCACGCCTATCAGAATGTCTACCTCTCCCCGTCGCAAGTCTTCCAGGAGCCTTGGGCGGGAACGGTCGAAGGCCTTTTCCCAGGCAAGCATGACCTGGTCGATCTTGCCGTGGGCGGACTGTTGCCAACGATCGACAAGGTTGGCAGCTACTTCCAACCGAGCTTCTACAAGGATGTCCCACGCAATCCCAACAACCCATTCCGCCAGGACCTGGCGCGCAACGATCTGCTGGACTGGACTCCGCGCACGCGCACGCTGCTGTGCGGCTCCTCCAACGACGCTACCGTTCCGTTGAAGAACGCAACCACGGCCATCGCCGCCTTCAAGCGCCGCGGCAGCACGCAGGTGTCGGTGGTGGATGTGGGAAGCGGCAATCCCGCCGACAACGACGCCCTGGAGCATCTGGCCAGCAAGGAAAGCTGCATGATCGCCGTGCGACAGCAGTTGCTGGACAAGCAGCGCTAG
- a CDS encoding isocitrate dehydrogenase, translating to MTQTITVIRGDGIGPEIMDATLFVLDALQAGLTYEYADAGLVALEKHGDLLPESTLASITKNKVALKSPLTTPVGEGFSSINVAMRRKFDLYANVRPAKSFPNTKSRFADGVDLITVRENTEGAYLSEGQTVSEDGETAFSGTRITRKGSERIVRYAFELAKSTGRKKVTAVHKANIIKSTSGLFLKVARDVAAQYPDIEFQEMIVDNTCMQLVMRPEQFDIIVTTNLFGDIISDLCAGLVGGLGLAPGANIGLDAAIFEAVHGSAPDIAGQGKANPCALLLGAAQMLDHIGQPQNAERLREAIVATLEAKDSLTPDLGGTGNTMGFAKAIASRL from the coding sequence ATGACGCAGACAATCACGGTCATCCGCGGCGACGGTATTGGCCCGGAGATCATGGATGCCACGCTGTTCGTGCTCGACGCGCTGCAGGCTGGCCTGACCTACGAGTACGCCGACGCCGGCCTGGTCGCGCTGGAAAAGCACGGCGATCTGCTACCCGAGTCCACCCTGGCTTCGATCACCAAGAACAAGGTCGCCCTGAAGAGCCCGCTGACCACGCCGGTTGGCGAGGGTTTCAGTTCGATCAACGTGGCCATGCGTCGCAAGTTCGACCTGTATGCCAACGTGCGTCCGGCCAAGTCGTTCCCGAACACCAAGTCGCGTTTCGCCGATGGCGTGGACCTGATCACGGTGCGCGAGAACACCGAGGGCGCGTACCTGAGCGAAGGCCAGACCGTGTCCGAGGATGGAGAGACCGCGTTCTCCGGCACCCGGATCACCCGCAAGGGCTCCGAGCGCATCGTGCGCTACGCCTTCGAGCTGGCCAAGAGCACCGGCCGCAAGAAGGTCACCGCCGTGCACAAGGCCAACATCATCAAGTCCACCTCGGGCCTGTTCCTGAAGGTCGCCCGCGATGTCGCCGCGCAATACCCGGACATCGAATTCCAGGAAATGATCGTCGACAACACCTGCATGCAGCTGGTGATGCGTCCGGAGCAGTTCGACATCATCGTGACCACCAACCTGTTCGGCGACATCATCTCCGACCTGTGCGCCGGCCTGGTCGGCGGCCTGGGCCTGGCCCCGGGCGCCAACATCGGTCTGGACGCGGCCATTTTCGAGGCCGTGCACGGCTCGGCGCCGGATATCGCAGGGCAGGGCAAGGCCAACCCGTGCGCGCTGCTGCTGGGCGCGGCGCAGATGCTGGACCACATCGGCCAGCCGCAGAACGCCGAACGCCTGCGCGAGGCCATCGTGGCCACCCTGGAAGCCAAGGATTCGCTGACCCCCGACCTGGGCGGCACCGGCAACACCATGGGCTTTGCCAAGGCCATCGCCAGCCGCCTCTGA
- a CDS encoding carboxymuconolactone decarboxylase family protein codes for MSGSDEGSADRLREFTEFRQRMNQRILAEPNQVVRRFFALDTQTYQTGALDVKTKELLGLVASMVLRCDDCISYHVAQCKEAGVSREEFFETFSVGLVVGGSIVIPHLRRAVDFLDQLEGGAQAPAQHAHG; via the coding sequence ATGAGTGGTTCCGACGAGGGCAGCGCCGACCGCCTGCGCGAGTTCACCGAGTTCCGCCAGCGCATGAACCAGCGCATCCTGGCCGAGCCCAACCAGGTCGTGCGGCGCTTCTTCGCGCTCGACACCCAGACCTACCAGACCGGCGCGCTGGACGTGAAGACCAAGGAGCTGCTCGGGCTGGTCGCCTCGATGGTGCTGCGCTGCGACGATTGCATCAGCTACCACGTCGCCCAGTGCAAGGAGGCGGGGGTGAGCCGTGAGGAGTTCTTCGAGACCTTCTCGGTCGGCCTGGTGGTTGGCGGCTCGATCGTGATCCCGCACCTGCGCCGCGCGGTGGATTTCCTCGACCAGCTCGAAGGCGGCGCGCAGGCGCCGGCACAGCATGCGCATGGTTGA
- a CDS encoding M48 family metalloprotease translates to MRLLPLATALTLAVAMGVAPAQENRLPDIGSSAGELLTPARQAEYGKMMLAELRNYDYVLDDPLIGDWLQTMGTRLGANSDQPQQPFTFFMLRDRQINAFATLGGYIAVNAGLVLTAEREDEVAAVLSHEIAHVTQQHVLRGVERAQRDQIPILLGMLAAVVAAQQAGGNSKGDATMATITSAMGLMQQRQIDYTRSNESEADRLGIRTLVRSGYDVDAMAGFFERMSVAMRANEGGYSAPDFLQTHPVTTTRISEAKARAEQMKKNTVVLTTSVPGGTRQERVDPADPSLSEPLSRNGNALLPYALRLPVDALSRGGDQQGFDWAKERLRVLSASTPDAAIREYENLRRSAKQGLSDAQRYGLALARLRNSGGRPSEPVSELASLLEAHPDNLWLALGLSEAQARVGQREAANARFDALLRQLPNNRAVALTYAGALNEQANKQSGQRARQVLEPLLHRSGEDPLLQQTYARACELAGDHLRASEAYAESAYLNGRPEQALLQLEALKKKDLDYVTRARVDARIAAITPTVLELRRQGIRDPDLSPQ, encoded by the coding sequence TTGCGCCTGCTTCCGCTCGCTACCGCCCTGACCCTGGCCGTCGCCATGGGCGTGGCACCTGCGCAGGAAAACCGCCTGCCCGATATCGGTTCGTCGGCCGGCGAGCTGCTGACGCCGGCGCGCCAGGCCGAGTACGGCAAGATGATGCTGGCCGAGCTGCGCAACTACGACTACGTGCTGGACGACCCGTTGATCGGCGACTGGCTGCAGACCATGGGCACCCGCCTGGGCGCCAACAGCGATCAACCGCAGCAGCCGTTTACCTTTTTCATGCTGCGCGACCGCCAGATCAATGCGTTCGCCACGCTGGGCGGCTACATCGCGGTCAACGCCGGGCTGGTGCTGACCGCCGAGCGCGAGGACGAAGTGGCCGCGGTGCTGTCGCACGAAATCGCCCATGTCACCCAGCAGCACGTGCTGCGCGGGGTGGAACGCGCGCAACGCGACCAGATCCCGATCCTGCTCGGCATGCTGGCCGCAGTGGTGGCCGCGCAGCAGGCCGGTGGCAACTCCAAGGGCGATGCCACCATGGCCACGATCACCAGCGCCATGGGGCTGATGCAGCAGCGCCAGATCGACTACACCCGCTCCAACGAATCGGAAGCCGACCGGCTGGGCATCCGCACGCTGGTGCGCAGCGGCTACGACGTGGACGCGATGGCCGGCTTCTTCGAACGCATGTCGGTGGCGATGCGCGCCAATGAGGGCGGCTACAGCGCACCGGATTTCCTGCAGACCCACCCAGTCACCACCACCCGCATCAGCGAAGCCAAGGCACGCGCCGAGCAGATGAAGAAGAACACCGTGGTGCTGACCACCTCGGTGCCGGGCGGCACGCGCCAGGAGCGCGTGGATCCGGCCGACCCATCGCTGTCGGAGCCGTTGAGCCGTAACGGAAACGCGCTGCTGCCCTACGCGCTGCGGTTGCCGGTGGATGCGCTCAGCCGCGGCGGCGACCAGCAGGGCTTCGATTGGGCCAAGGAGCGCCTGCGGGTGCTCAGCGCCAGCACGCCGGATGCGGCCATCCGCGAATACGAGAACCTGCGCCGCAGCGCCAAGCAGGGCCTGAGCGATGCGCAGCGCTACGGGTTGGCGCTGGCCCGGCTGCGCAACAGCGGCGGCCGGCCCAGCGAACCGGTGTCCGAACTGGCCAGCCTGCTGGAGGCGCACCCGGACAATCTGTGGCTGGCGCTGGGCCTGAGCGAGGCACAGGCACGCGTCGGCCAGCGCGAGGCGGCCAACGCGCGTTTCGATGCCCTGCTCAGGCAGTTGCCGAACAATCGCGCAGTGGCGCTGACCTATGCCGGTGCGCTCAACGAGCAGGCCAACAAGCAATCCGGCCAGCGGGCACGCCAGGTGCTGGAGCCGCTGCTGCATCGCAGTGGCGAGGATCCGTTGCTGCAGCAGACCTATGCCCGCGCCTGCGAGCTGGCCGGGGACCATCTGCGCGCCAGCGAGGCCTATGCCGAGTCCGCGTATCTGAACGGGCGCCCGGAGCAGGCCCTGCTGCAGCTGGAAGCGCTGAAGAAGAAGGACCTGGACTATGTGACACGGGCGCGGGTGGATGCGCGCATCGCCGCGATCACGCCCACGGTGCTGGAGCTGCGTCGGCAGGGAATTCGCGACCCGGACCTGTCGCCACAGTGA
- a CDS encoding Bax inhibitor-1/YccA family protein: MRSGNPALRESTFLDLGSGSVVTRDGQAMTLNGTVNKTGLLLLMAVVTAAFAWSQSIGADGAPLPAARLYMIAGAIGGLVFALATSFKPTWAPVTAPIYALVEGFFLGSISAVYEARFNGIVFQAVLLTFGTMFALLFAYRSGLIKATENFKLGVVAATGGIALVYLATIVLGLFGVRIPFIHDSGLIGIGFSLFVVVVAALNLVLDFDFIESGVEQGAPKHMEWYGAFGLMVTLVWLYIEFLRLLSKLQSRN, translated from the coding sequence ATGCGCAGCGGCAATCCCGCCCTTCGGGAATCCACCTTCCTCGACCTCGGCTCCGGCTCGGTGGTCACCCGCGACGGCCAGGCGATGACCCTCAATGGCACCGTCAACAAGACCGGGCTGCTGCTGTTGATGGCGGTGGTCACCGCCGCGTTCGCGTGGTCGCAATCGATCGGCGCCGACGGCGCACCGTTGCCAGCCGCACGCCTGTACATGATCGCAGGCGCGATCGGCGGGCTGGTGTTCGCTCTGGCAACCAGTTTCAAGCCGACCTGGGCACCGGTCACCGCACCGATCTATGCGCTAGTGGAAGGCTTTTTCCTGGGGTCGATCTCAGCGGTGTATGAGGCACGCTTCAATGGCATCGTGTTCCAGGCGGTGCTGCTGACCTTCGGCACCATGTTCGCGCTGTTGTTCGCGTATCGCAGCGGTTTGATCAAGGCCACCGAGAACTTCAAGCTCGGTGTCGTCGCGGCCACCGGCGGCATTGCACTGGTCTATCTGGCCACCATCGTGCTGGGCCTGTTCGGCGTGCGCATTCCCTTCATCCACGACTCGGGCCTGATCGGCATCGGCTTCAGCCTGTTCGTCGTGGTGGTGGCAGCGCTGAATCTGGTGCTGGACTTCGACTTCATCGAAAGCGGCGTTGAGCAGGGCGCACCCAAGCACATGGAGTGGTACGGCGCATTCGGCCTGATGGTGACGCTGGTGTGGCTGTACATCGAGTTCCTGCGCTTGCTGTCGAAGCTGCAGTCGCGGAATTGA
- the grxC gene encoding glutaredoxin 3, producing MSQEHTGQDAAAGPQITLYSTAICPYCVAAKNFLKSKGQTWTEVRIDLDPAEREKMVALARRTSVPQIFVGDVHVGGYDDMMAMHRAGKLEPLFTGTGGQA from the coding sequence GTGAGCCAAGAACACACCGGGCAGGATGCGGCCGCCGGCCCGCAGATCACCTTGTATTCCACCGCCATCTGCCCGTACTGCGTGGCAGCCAAGAACTTCCTCAAGAGCAAGGGCCAGACCTGGACCGAGGTGCGGATCGACCTGGACCCGGCCGAGCGCGAGAAGATGGTCGCGCTGGCGCGGCGCACCAGCGTGCCGCAGATCTTCGTCGGCGACGTCCATGTGGGTGGCTACGACGACATGATGGCCATGCATCGCGCCGGCAAGCTGGAACCGCTGTTCACCGGTACGGGCGGCCAGGCATGA
- the phoR gene encoding phosphate regulon sensor histidine kinase PhoR, producing MPQHIRSAWLKTLGTLALLLGAAVVVGVLIEHVWMALTLTALGVLSWHYWRLRQVLRRLTARQRAEPAAGVGAWNELDRLLYRSQAEMRGRKRRLIDMLRTYRAAAQALPDAVVVVDRNSQRVQWFNKAAGGLLGLHHPGDMGVSVVERLQPLPLAHWLAAGRNAEPMLDAASPVDPDLRLNLRLIPYSDDYWLLVARDVSKLLRLEQVRRDFVANVSHELRTPLTVVHGYLDMLDPEDFPDSGPMLAEMRKQSQRMAQLVEDLLTLSRLESQEELGEEHVAMAPMLSTLRREAEAHSQGRHTVEVIDEAGVDLLGSNKELHSAFSNLVTNAVRYTPGGGTVTIRFLREGDGAALAVRDTGYGIPASHLPRITERFYRVSSSRSRESGGTGLGLSIVKHILGLHQARLDIESEVGRGSEFSCHFVAARVVQREQSLPLSRSA from the coding sequence ATGCCTCAACATATCCGTTCCGCCTGGCTCAAGACGCTCGGCACCCTTGCGCTGTTGCTGGGCGCTGCCGTCGTGGTGGGCGTGTTGATCGAGCATGTGTGGATGGCACTGACGCTCACCGCGCTGGGCGTACTGAGCTGGCATTACTGGCGGCTGCGCCAGGTGCTGCGCCGGCTCACCGCGCGCCAGCGCGCCGAGCCGGCCGCCGGCGTCGGTGCCTGGAACGAGCTGGACCGGCTGCTGTACCGCAGCCAGGCTGAAATGCGCGGGCGCAAGCGACGCCTGATCGACATGCTGCGCACCTACCGCGCCGCCGCGCAGGCGCTGCCGGATGCGGTGGTGGTGGTGGACCGCAACAGCCAGCGCGTGCAGTGGTTCAACAAGGCCGCCGGCGGCCTGCTGGGCCTGCACCATCCCGGCGACATGGGCGTGTCGGTGGTGGAGCGGTTGCAGCCGTTGCCGCTGGCCCACTGGCTGGCCGCCGGGCGCAACGCCGAGCCGATGCTGGATGCGGCCTCGCCGGTGGACCCGGACCTGCGCCTGAACCTGCGCCTGATCCCGTATTCGGACGACTACTGGCTGCTGGTGGCACGCGATGTCAGCAAGCTGCTGCGCCTGGAGCAGGTACGCCGCGACTTCGTGGCCAATGTCTCGCACGAACTGCGCACCCCATTGACGGTGGTGCACGGCTACCTGGACATGCTCGACCCGGAAGACTTCCCGGACTCTGGCCCGATGCTGGCGGAGATGCGCAAGCAATCCCAGCGCATGGCGCAGCTGGTCGAGGATCTGTTGACGCTGTCGCGGCTGGAATCGCAGGAAGAACTCGGCGAAGAACATGTGGCGATGGCGCCGATGCTGTCCACCCTGCGCCGCGAGGCCGAGGCGCACAGCCAGGGCCGGCACACGGTGGAAGTCATCGACGAGGCCGGCGTGGATCTGCTCGGCTCCAACAAGGAACTGCATAGCGCGTTCTCCAACCTGGTGACCAACGCGGTGCGCTACACGCCCGGCGGCGGCACGGTCACGATCCGCTTCCTGCGCGAAGGCGACGGTGCGGCGCTGGCGGTGCGCGACACCGGCTACGGCATCCCCGCCTCGCATCTGCCGCGCATCACCGAGCGCTTCTATCGCGTGTCCAGCAGCCGCTCGCGCGAGAGTGGCGGCACCGGCCTGGGGCTGTCGATCGTCAAGCACATCCTGGGCCTGCACCAGGCGCGGCTGGACATCGAAAGCGAGGTGGGACGCGGCAGCGAATTCTCATGCCATTTCGTGGCCGCCCGTGTCGTGCAACGCGAACAGTCCCTGCCACTGTCACGCTCGGCGTGA
- the ppk1 gene encoding polyphosphate kinase 1, whose product MGHAKELHDVTPGDDIATDPLRDPALYINRELSQLDFNFRVLAQALDEQVPLLERLRFLCISCTNLDEFFEIRAATVRHAQEFGLPPAPDGLSPTAILNAVHDRAAKLVEQQYHAWNEVLRPAMEEAGVAVLSRSAWTARQKRWLRAYFRNEIMPVLSPLGLDPAHPFPKILNKTLNIVVVLEGQDAFGRAGHLAIVRAPRSLPRIIQLPASLSPEGAQSFVFLSSVLSEFVDELFPGMQVKGSYQFRVTRNSELVVDEEEVENLALALRDELVTRGYRPAVRLEIAHDCPAPIMRTLLQNFGLNENAVYRIVGPVNLSRVTQVYDLVQRPELKYPSFNPRTLRDSEGIFDIVGKGDVLLHHPFDAFTAVLDVIRQAAVDPNVLAIKQTLYRTGKDSLIVDALILAARNGKDVTVVVELRARFDEEANLGLADKLQEAGVQVVYGVVGYKTHAKMLLIVRREGRKLKRYVHLGTGNYHSGTARLYTDISLITADAEIGNDVHMLFQQLSGLAPRMKLDQLLQSPFTLHAGVLKRIERETRLARNGRPGRIIAKMNALNEPQVVRALYAASQAGVQIDLIIRGACTLRPGVPGVSDNIRVRSIVGRFLEHSRVYWFGNDGAAELYCASADWLERNLLRRVETCFPILEPDLARRVYREVLQNYLDDNVSAWELDAEGVYHKRTPAPGEPAHSAQMTLLDRI is encoded by the coding sequence ATGGGCCACGCCAAAGAACTGCACGACGTCACACCCGGCGACGACATCGCCACCGATCCGCTGCGTGATCCGGCGCTGTACATCAACCGCGAGCTGTCGCAGCTGGACTTCAATTTCCGGGTATTGGCGCAGGCGTTGGACGAACAGGTGCCACTGCTGGAACGCCTGCGTTTCCTGTGCATTTCCTGCACCAACCTGGACGAATTCTTCGAGATCCGCGCCGCCACCGTGCGGCATGCGCAGGAATTCGGCCTGCCGCCGGCACCGGATGGCCTGAGCCCCACGGCCATCCTCAATGCCGTGCACGATCGCGCGGCCAAGCTGGTGGAGCAGCAGTACCACGCCTGGAACGAGGTGCTGCGCCCGGCGATGGAAGAGGCCGGCGTGGCCGTGCTCAGCCGCAGCGCGTGGACGGCGCGGCAGAAGCGCTGGCTGCGCGCCTACTTCCGTAACGAGATCATGCCGGTGCTGTCGCCGCTGGGGCTGGATCCGGCGCATCCGTTCCCGAAGATCCTCAACAAGACCCTGAACATCGTGGTGGTGCTGGAAGGCCAGGACGCGTTCGGTCGCGCCGGACACCTGGCCATCGTGCGGGCGCCGCGTTCGTTGCCGCGCATCATCCAGTTGCCGGCCAGCCTGTCGCCGGAAGGTGCGCAGAGTTTCGTGTTCCTGTCCTCGGTGCTGTCCGAGTTCGTGGACGAACTGTTCCCGGGCATGCAGGTCAAGGGCTCCTACCAGTTCCGCGTCACCCGCAATTCCGAGTTGGTGGTGGACGAGGAAGAAGTCGAAAATCTTGCGCTCGCCTTGCGCGACGAACTGGTCACGCGCGGCTACCGGCCGGCGGTGCGCCTGGAGATCGCGCACGACTGCCCGGCGCCGATCATGCGCACCCTGCTGCAGAACTTCGGCCTGAACGAGAACGCGGTGTACCGCATCGTAGGCCCGGTCAACCTCAGCCGCGTCACCCAGGTCTACGACCTGGTGCAGCGCCCCGAGCTCAAGTACCCATCGTTCAACCCGCGCACCTTGCGCGACAGCGAAGGCATCTTCGACATCGTCGGCAAGGGCGATGTGCTGCTGCACCACCCCTTCGATGCGTTCACCGCGGTGCTGGATGTCATCCGCCAGGCGGCGGTCGACCCGAACGTGCTGGCGATCAAGCAGACGCTGTACCGCACCGGCAAGGATTCGTTGATCGTCGATGCGCTGATCCTGGCCGCGCGCAACGGCAAGGACGTGACCGTGGTGGTGGAGCTGCGCGCGCGCTTCGACGAAGAAGCCAACCTGGGGCTGGCCGACAAGTTGCAGGAGGCCGGCGTGCAGGTGGTGTATGGCGTGGTTGGCTACAAGACCCACGCCAAGATGCTGCTGATCGTGCGGCGCGAGGGACGCAAGCTCAAACGCTATGTGCACCTGGGCACCGGCAACTACCACAGCGGCACCGCGCGGCTGTACACCGACATCAGCCTGATCACCGCCGATGCGGAGATCGGCAACGATGTGCACATGCTGTTCCAGCAGTTGTCCGGGCTGGCCCCGCGCATGAAGCTGGATCAACTCCTGCAGTCGCCCTTCACCTTGCATGCCGGCGTGCTGAAACGGATCGAGCGCGAAACCCGCCTGGCCCGCAATGGCCGCCCTGGCCGCATCATCGCCAAGATGAACGCGCTCAACGAACCGCAGGTGGTTCGCGCCCTGTACGCCGCCTCGCAGGCCGGCGTGCAGATCGATTTGATCATCCGCGGGGCCTGCACGCTGCGCCCCGGGGTGCCGGGCGTGTCCGACAATATCCGCGTGCGTTCGATCGTGGGGCGCTTTCTGGAACACAGCCGCGTGTACTGGTTCGGCAACGACGGCGCGGCCGAGCTGTATTGCGCCAGCGCCGACTGGCTGGAACGCAACCTGCTGCGCCGGGTGGAGACCTGCTTCCCGATCCTGGAGCCGGACCTGGCACGGCGCGTCTACCGCGAAGTGCTGCAGAACTATCTGGACGACAACGTCAGTGCCTGGGAACTGGATGCCGAAGGCGTCTACCACAAGCGCACCCCTGCCCCCGGAGAACCGGCCCATTCGGCGCAGATGACCTTGCTCGATCGGATCTGA
- the phoB gene encoding phosphate regulon transcriptional regulator PhoB, whose protein sequence is MQKRILIVDDEPAIRDMVAFALRKGEFEPIHAGDAREAQTAIADRVPDLILLDWMLPGTSGLDLARRWRKEQLTREIPIIMLTARGEENDRVGGLEAGVDDYVVKPFSARELLARIRAVMRRTREDDEDGSVAVGRLRIDGAAHRVFAGDAPVPIGPTEYRLLHFFMTHPERVYTRTQLLDHVWGGSVYVEERTIDVHIRRLRKTLEPFGLENMVQTVRGSGYRFSSAT, encoded by the coding sequence GTGCAGAAACGCATTCTGATCGTCGATGACGAACCCGCGATTCGCGACATGGTGGCGTTCGCGCTGCGCAAAGGCGAGTTCGAACCCATCCATGCCGGCGACGCGCGCGAAGCGCAGACCGCCATCGCCGACCGCGTGCCAGACCTGATCCTGCTGGACTGGATGCTGCCGGGCACCAGCGGCCTTGACCTGGCACGGCGCTGGCGCAAGGAGCAGCTGACGCGCGAGATTCCGATCATCATGCTGACCGCGCGCGGCGAAGAGAACGACCGTGTCGGCGGCCTGGAAGCCGGGGTCGACGACTACGTGGTCAAGCCGTTCTCCGCCCGTGAGTTGCTGGCACGCATCCGTGCGGTGATGCGGCGCACCCGCGAGGACGACGAAGACGGCAGCGTGGCGGTGGGCCGCCTGCGCATCGATGGCGCCGCGCACCGCGTGTTCGCCGGCGATGCGCCAGTGCCGATCGGCCCGACCGAATACCGCCTGCTGCATTTCTTCATGACCCACCCCGAGCGCGTGTATACGCGTACCCAGCTGCTGGACCATGTCTGGGGCGGCAGCGTGTATGTGGAAGAGCGCACCATCGACGTGCACATCCGCCGCCTGCGCAAGACGCTGGAACCGTTCGGCCTGGAAAACATGGTGCAGACCGTGCGTGGCTCGGGCTATCGTTTTTCGTCGGCGACCTGA